The following are encoded in a window of Drosophila simulans strain w501 chromosome 3L, Prin_Dsim_3.1, whole genome shotgun sequence genomic DNA:
- the LOC6738007 gene encoding heat shock 70 kDa protein 4 isoform X1: protein MSVIGIDFGNESCYVAAARSGGIETLANDYSLRATPSFVAFDGKKRIIGVAAKNQQVTNMKNTVGGFKRLLGRKFNDPHVQHELTSIPARVEARGDGSIGIKVNYLGEDQHFGPEQLTAMLFTKLKETSAAAMQTQVNDCVIACPVFFTNAERKALLDAAQIAGLNVLRLMNETTATALAYGFYKNDLFEDKPRNVIFVDFGHSSLQASACAFTKGKLKMLASTWDQIGGRDIDLALGDYFAKEFQERYKINAKTNARANLRLLTEIEKLKKQMSANSTKLPLNIECFLDDIDVSSSMQRSQMEELCAPVLQRVEQTFKRLLAESKLQLDDIHSVEIVGGSSRIPSVKQLIEQVFNKPASTTLNQDEAVSRGAALQCAIMSPAVRVREFGVTDIQNYAVKVLWDSEGSAAPGEIEIFPQYHASPFSRLLTINRKGPFNVSIVYGQQVPYPDQTIGVWKIKDVKPTERGEGQDVKLKVRINNNGIVLISSATLVEKKEAEEAAAAAEQAASEEKPGDQTNNAGEPADGQQEAYCENEDDNNTSTASSPGGQGWAQRVKGWFGSGADKKKKASKATELPLECTTHGFSPVDLSNYTQQESKMIGNDQKETERIDAKNALEEFVYDMRNKLQGGPLERFVVESEREKIVSQLNDLENWLYEDGEDCERDIYTSRLQALHQKTDPIKLRASDYEQGPAAFDELKNSISIARLAVAEFRKGAPKYDHLTETEFINISETADKAQSWLDANLPKFSQSPRTADSPVQISAVRQEVQTLNSCVSSVINRAKPKPTPAKTATPPKDEANAEQNGGEPAGNSGDKMDVDNNAQSAAGNDPSMDVE, encoded by the exons ATGTCCGTGATTGGCATCGATTTTGGCAACGAGAGCTGCTATGTAGCGGCAGCCCGATCAGGCGGAATCGAGACGCTGGCCAATGACTACAGTCTCCGGGCCACGCC CTCCTTTGTGGCCTTCGATGGCAAGAAGCGTATCATCGGCGTGGCCGCCAAGAACCAGCAGGTGACAAACATGAAAAACACAGTTGGCGGATTCAAGCGCCTGCTTGGCCGCAAATTCAACGATCCCCATGTACAACACGAACTCACGAGCATTCCAGCGCGCGTGGAGGCGCGCGGCGATGGCAGCATTGGCATCAAGGTGAACTACCTCGGGGAGGATCAGCATTTCGGGCCTGAGCAGCTGACGGCGATGCTCTTCACCAAGCTGAAGGAGACATCGGCGGCTGCCATGCAGACGCAGGTTAACGACTGCGTCATCGCCTGTCCCGTGTTCTTTACCAATGCAGAGCGTAAGGCTCTCCTGGATGCCGCCCAAATCGCCGGACTGAACGTCCTGCGATTGATGAACGAAACGACGGCCACCGCGCTGGCCTACGGCTTCTACAAGAACGATCTGTTCGAGGACAAGCCACGTAACGTGATCTTTGTTGACTTTGGGCACTCGTCACTGCAGGCCAGTGCCTGTGCCTTCACCAAGGGCAAACTGAAGATGCTGGCCAGCACCTGGGACCAGATCGGTGGACGCGACATTGACCTGGCTCTGGGCGATTACTTCGCCAAGGAGTTCCAGGAGCGTTACAAGATCAACGCCAAGACCAATGCCCGTGCCAATCTGCGCCTGTTAACCGAAATCGAAAAGCTGAAGAAACAGATGTCTGCCAACAGCACCAAGCTGCCGTTGAACATTGAGTGCTTCTTGGATGATATAGACGTCTCGTCGTCCATGCAGCGGTCGCAGATGGAGGAGCTGTGCGCACCCGTCTTGCAGCGCGTCGAGCAGACTTTCAAGCGCTTGCTAGCCGAGTCTAAGTTGCAGCTGGATGACATTCACTCCGTGGAGATCGTTGGCGGAAGCTCGCGCATTCCGTCCGTAAAGCAGCTTATTGAGCAG GTCTTTAACAAGCCAGCTAGCACCACTCTTAACCAGGACGAGGCAGTGTCTCGCGGTGCAGCCCTTCAGTGCGCCATCATGTCGCCAGCTGTACGCGTCCGAGAGTTTGGCGTCACTGATATACAGAACTACGCCGTTAAGGTGCTGTGGGACAGTGAGGGCTCCGCTGCTCCGGGAGAGATCGAGATCTTCCCGCAATACCATGCTTCTCCGTTCAGTCGCCTGCTGACAATCAATCGCAAGGGACCGTTCAACGTTTCGATTGTGTACGGCCAGCAGGTGCCCTATCCAGATCAAACGATTGGCGTGTGGAAGATCAAGGATGTGAAGCCGACGGAACGCGGCGAGGGTCAGGATGTAAAGCTGAAGGTGCgcatcaacaacaatggcaTTGTGCTAATCTCGTCCGCCACTTTGGTGGAAAAGAAGGAGGCGGAAGAGGCTGCCGCAGCTGCTGAGCAGGCTGCCAGTGAAGAAAAGCCAGGTGACCAGACCAACAACGCTGGAGAACCTGCGGATGGTCAGCAAGAG GCATATTGTGAGAATGAGGATGATAATAATACATCAACAGCCTCATCACCTGGCGGACAAGGGTGGGCACAGCGGGTCAAGGGCTGGTTTGGTTCG GGCGCTGATAAAAAGAAGAAGGCTTCCAAGGCCACCGAATTGCCGCTGGAGTGCACCACACACGGCTTCAGCCCCGTCGACCTGAGCAACTACACACAGCAGGAGTCGAAAATGATTGGCAACGATCAGAAGGAAACGGAGCGCATTGATGCCAAGAATGCCTTGGAGGAGTTCGTCTACGATATGCGCAACAAACTGCAG GGTGGACCCTTGGAGCGATTCGTGGTTGAGTCTGAGCGCGAGAAAATCGTGTCGCAGTTAAATGATCTCGAGAACTGGCTGTACGAGGATGGCGAGGACTGCGAGCGTGACATCTATACCAGCCGCCTGCAGGCCCTGCACCAGAAGACGGATCCCATCAAGCTACGCGCCAGCGACTATGAGCAGGGACCAGCTGCATTTGATGAGCTGAAGAACAGCATTTCCATTGCACGCCTGGCCGTGGCCGAGTTCCGCAAGGGTGCGCCCAAGTACGATCATCTCACGGAAACCGAGTTTATCAACATCTCGGAGACGGCGGACAAAGCGCAATCGTGGCTGGATGCAAATCTGCCCAAGTTCTCACAGTCGCCGCGCACCGCTGACAGTCCCGTCCAGATTTCCGCCGTGCGCCAAGAGGTGCAAACTCTAAACTCGTGCGTCAGTTCGGTGATCAACAGGGCGAAACCGAAGCCAACTCCGGCCAAGACAGCAACACCGCCCAAGGACGAGGCGAATGCGGAACAGAATGGCGGCGAGCCAGCGGGCAATTCTGGCGACAAAATGGATGTGGATAACAATGCCCAGAGCGCGGCAGGAAACGATCCCTCCATGGATGTGGAGTGA
- the LOC6738007 gene encoding heat shock 70 kDa protein 4 isoform X2, producing MSVIGIDFGNESCYVAAARSGGIETLANDYSLRATPSFVAFDGKKRIIGVAAKNQQVTNMKNTVGGFKRLLGRKFNDPHVQHELTSIPARVEARGDGSIGIKVNYLGEDQHFGPEQLTAMLFTKLKETSAAAMQTQVNDCVIACPVFFTNAERKALLDAAQIAGLNVLRLMNETTATALAYGFYKNDLFEDKPRNVIFVDFGHSSLQASACAFTKGKLKMLASTWDQIGGRDIDLALGDYFAKEFQERYKINAKTNARANLRLLTEIEKLKKQMSANSTKLPLNIECFLDDIDVSSSMQRSQMEELCAPVLQRVEQTFKRLLAESKLQLDDIHSVEIVGGSSRIPSVKQLIEQVFNKPASTTLNQDEAVSRGAALQCAIMSPAVRVREFGVTDIQNYAVKVLWDSEGSAAPGEIEIFPQYHASPFSRLLTINRKGPFNVSIVYGQQVPYPDQTIGVWKIKDVKPTERGEGQDVKLKVRINNNGIVLISSATLVEKKEAEEAAAAAEQAASEEKPGDQTNNAGEPADGQQEGADKKKKASKATELPLECTTHGFSPVDLSNYTQQESKMIGNDQKETERIDAKNALEEFVYDMRNKLQGGPLERFVVESEREKIVSQLNDLENWLYEDGEDCERDIYTSRLQALHQKTDPIKLRASDYEQGPAAFDELKNSISIARLAVAEFRKGAPKYDHLTETEFINISETADKAQSWLDANLPKFSQSPRTADSPVQISAVRQEVQTLNSCVSSVINRAKPKPTPAKTATPPKDEANAEQNGGEPAGNSGDKMDVDNNAQSAAGNDPSMDVE from the exons ATGTCCGTGATTGGCATCGATTTTGGCAACGAGAGCTGCTATGTAGCGGCAGCCCGATCAGGCGGAATCGAGACGCTGGCCAATGACTACAGTCTCCGGGCCACGCC CTCCTTTGTGGCCTTCGATGGCAAGAAGCGTATCATCGGCGTGGCCGCCAAGAACCAGCAGGTGACAAACATGAAAAACACAGTTGGCGGATTCAAGCGCCTGCTTGGCCGCAAATTCAACGATCCCCATGTACAACACGAACTCACGAGCATTCCAGCGCGCGTGGAGGCGCGCGGCGATGGCAGCATTGGCATCAAGGTGAACTACCTCGGGGAGGATCAGCATTTCGGGCCTGAGCAGCTGACGGCGATGCTCTTCACCAAGCTGAAGGAGACATCGGCGGCTGCCATGCAGACGCAGGTTAACGACTGCGTCATCGCCTGTCCCGTGTTCTTTACCAATGCAGAGCGTAAGGCTCTCCTGGATGCCGCCCAAATCGCCGGACTGAACGTCCTGCGATTGATGAACGAAACGACGGCCACCGCGCTGGCCTACGGCTTCTACAAGAACGATCTGTTCGAGGACAAGCCACGTAACGTGATCTTTGTTGACTTTGGGCACTCGTCACTGCAGGCCAGTGCCTGTGCCTTCACCAAGGGCAAACTGAAGATGCTGGCCAGCACCTGGGACCAGATCGGTGGACGCGACATTGACCTGGCTCTGGGCGATTACTTCGCCAAGGAGTTCCAGGAGCGTTACAAGATCAACGCCAAGACCAATGCCCGTGCCAATCTGCGCCTGTTAACCGAAATCGAAAAGCTGAAGAAACAGATGTCTGCCAACAGCACCAAGCTGCCGTTGAACATTGAGTGCTTCTTGGATGATATAGACGTCTCGTCGTCCATGCAGCGGTCGCAGATGGAGGAGCTGTGCGCACCCGTCTTGCAGCGCGTCGAGCAGACTTTCAAGCGCTTGCTAGCCGAGTCTAAGTTGCAGCTGGATGACATTCACTCCGTGGAGATCGTTGGCGGAAGCTCGCGCATTCCGTCCGTAAAGCAGCTTATTGAGCAG GTCTTTAACAAGCCAGCTAGCACCACTCTTAACCAGGACGAGGCAGTGTCTCGCGGTGCAGCCCTTCAGTGCGCCATCATGTCGCCAGCTGTACGCGTCCGAGAGTTTGGCGTCACTGATATACAGAACTACGCCGTTAAGGTGCTGTGGGACAGTGAGGGCTCCGCTGCTCCGGGAGAGATCGAGATCTTCCCGCAATACCATGCTTCTCCGTTCAGTCGCCTGCTGACAATCAATCGCAAGGGACCGTTCAACGTTTCGATTGTGTACGGCCAGCAGGTGCCCTATCCAGATCAAACGATTGGCGTGTGGAAGATCAAGGATGTGAAGCCGACGGAACGCGGCGAGGGTCAGGATGTAAAGCTGAAGGTGCgcatcaacaacaatggcaTTGTGCTAATCTCGTCCGCCACTTTGGTGGAAAAGAAGGAGGCGGAAGAGGCTGCCGCAGCTGCTGAGCAGGCTGCCAGTGAAGAAAAGCCAGGTGACCAGACCAACAACGCTGGAGAACCTGCGGATGGTCAGCAAGAG GGCGCTGATAAAAAGAAGAAGGCTTCCAAGGCCACCGAATTGCCGCTGGAGTGCACCACACACGGCTTCAGCCCCGTCGACCTGAGCAACTACACACAGCAGGAGTCGAAAATGATTGGCAACGATCAGAAGGAAACGGAGCGCATTGATGCCAAGAATGCCTTGGAGGAGTTCGTCTACGATATGCGCAACAAACTGCAG GGTGGACCCTTGGAGCGATTCGTGGTTGAGTCTGAGCGCGAGAAAATCGTGTCGCAGTTAAATGATCTCGAGAACTGGCTGTACGAGGATGGCGAGGACTGCGAGCGTGACATCTATACCAGCCGCCTGCAGGCCCTGCACCAGAAGACGGATCCCATCAAGCTACGCGCCAGCGACTATGAGCAGGGACCAGCTGCATTTGATGAGCTGAAGAACAGCATTTCCATTGCACGCCTGGCCGTGGCCGAGTTCCGCAAGGGTGCGCCCAAGTACGATCATCTCACGGAAACCGAGTTTATCAACATCTCGGAGACGGCGGACAAAGCGCAATCGTGGCTGGATGCAAATCTGCCCAAGTTCTCACAGTCGCCGCGCACCGCTGACAGTCCCGTCCAGATTTCCGCCGTGCGCCAAGAGGTGCAAACTCTAAACTCGTGCGTCAGTTCGGTGATCAACAGGGCGAAACCGAAGCCAACTCCGGCCAAGACAGCAACACCGCCCAAGGACGAGGCGAATGCGGAACAGAATGGCGGCGAGCCAGCGGGCAATTCTGGCGACAAAATGGATGTGGATAACAATGCCCAGAGCGCGGCAGGAAACGATCCCTCCATGGATGTGGAGTGA